One Metamycoplasma gateae genomic window, TCTTACCTCCTGTGATATTTTGCATATTTTTTTAAATATGAATTATCTTTTAAGAAAAAAATAAGAAAATAATAAAAAGTCGCCTCAGATTAAGGCAACTTTTTTAAATTATTTTACTTCAATATTATTTTGTTTATTCTTTTTATTTTTGAAGTGTGAAACTAAATTAATTAATGTGATTGATAATAAAATACCAACAGCACCTAAAACTAGTCACATATCAGCAAAATTCAAGACACCTTTATTTACTCAAGGAAAGTTCATTATATCTCTAACTCCACCAAATAAGAATCTATCTATCATATTTCCAAATGACCCTGAGCTTATTAAACCTAAAAATACTACGACAATTATTGATTTTTTTTCTTTAATAAATGTAGTTGCTCATAGAGCACCAAAAAATATGCAAAAACTTATTATGTGTAATATAGTTAGATTTGTTTCAAACACACCAATAGTAGTGCCTTCGTGTAAAATTGATTTAAAAATAATAAAACTATTTCCACTTTGATAATCAGTATCAACAACAAGATTTTCCTTATCTTTTCATCTAAATAAAAATTCTTTTGTTAATAAATCGATCGAAAGAAAAGCTAAAAAACAAAGAAGAAAAATACCTATGTTCATTAAAATAAATTTCCAATGAATTTTTCAATATTCTTTTGAAAAGTATTTTATTTTTTTCTCGTTATTCATTTATGACCAACTTACATCTTACACATATTTCTAATTCTTGATCAAAATCTTCTTTTTCAAAATGGTTTCAGCATCTTAAACATTTAAATGATTCAAGCCTTTCAACCTTATTTTCAATCCCAAACGAAACTTTAGCAACCATTAAAAGTTTTTGTAATGGAAGAGATTTAATAAATTGAGAATCAGCATTTACGGTCACAAAAGCTTCATTTTGACGCTTTATTTCTTGCAATTTAATTTTTTCTTCAATTAGTTTATAAATCTCATTTTTCAATTCAAAGAATTCTTCTCATTTTTCAGTTTCTACATTAGAGATTTTTTTATTCAAATCTCATTTTAATAAATGAACTGATTCTAATTTATTTGGTTCATTATAGTATGAATATACTTCTTCAATTGTGGTTGGTAAAATAGGAGCTAATATTAAAATTAATGATTTAATTATTTTTGCAAAAACAGTTTGAACTTGTCTTCTTTCTTTATCAGCTTTTTTGTTTAAATATAGGATATCTTTTGTAATTGAAATATAGTAAGAGCTTAATTCGATTATAAAGTTATTTACTTCCTTAATAACATTTACAAATTTATAGTTTTCATAAAATGTTGAAACTTTTGCTTCTAGATTATTTATTTTTTCTTCCATTAATAGGTGGATAGAATCTAATTTTTCTTCTTTAAAATCAAAATCCGAAATTCCACCAAGCATGAATTTTATTGTATTTCTTAATTTGCGGTATATTTCAATATTTTGTTCAAGAATTTTATTATCAATTGAAATATCGGCTGTATATTCTGAATTAGCAGCTCATAATCTTAAGATATCTGATCCATATTTTTCAACAACTTCTAATGGATCAACAGTATTACCTAATGATTTAGACATTTTTCTGCCCTTACCATCTAAAACAAAACCGTGTGATAAGAATGCTTTAAAAGGACTTTTATTTCTTCAAGCTACAGAATTAATCATCGAACTATTAAATCAACCACGGTATTGATCTGAACCCTCTAAATATAAATCAAAAGGCGCTTCTATTCCATTTGGTTTAACACCTAGTGATGTTGATCCTGAATCAAATCAAACATCCATAATGTCATTTTCTTTTGTGAATCCAAGATTTTGATATTTTAAAGGAAGTAATTCATCAACACTTTTTTCATATCATATGTTTGAACCATGTTTTTCGACTAGGCCTATAATGTGATCAAAAATTTCTTCATCCAATATAGGGTTTTTATTTTTATCATAAAAAACAATAATTGGAACACCTCAACTTCTTTGTCTAGAAATACATCACGTATCTCTATTTTCTAGCATTAATTCTAGTCTTGTTTTTGATCATTCGTTATATGTTTTAACGCTTTTGATTTCTTCGATTATATTTTGTTTAATTTGTTTTAATGAAACAAATCATTGTGGTGTTGCACGATACATTATTGGCTGATGTGTTCTTCAATCGTGTGGATATGAGTGCTTAATTTTTTTAAATCCTAAAAGTAAATTATTTTCTTCTAAAAATTTTCCAACAAGTGGATTTGCATCATCATAAAAAATGTTGCTAAATTGCATAGCCTTTTCGTTTAATATTCCATCATCATTAACATGCATAATTTTTTCAAGATTATTTTTATTTCCAATTAGAAAATCATCCTCACCAAAGAGTGGAGCCATATGAACTAAACCGCTACCATTTTCTAAAGTAACATGATGTCCTTCGACAACAGGACAAATTAAATTATTGATAGGACTTTTATATTTTATTCCTAAAATTTGCTCACCCTTAAATGAATTTTCAACCAGTTCATAATTTTCTCATTTACATAGTTGAGAAACTGATTCTAATAACTCTTTAGCTAAGATATACACTTGATTATTAACTCTTACTTTAATATATTCAAAATCTTTATTTATTGCAACACCTGAGTTAGCAATCAAAGTTCATGGTGTAGTTGTTCAAATAATTATATTTTCATTTTCTTTAATAATTTCATTTCCTTCAATAATTTTAAAGGCAACATATAAAGATGGAGAAATATGGTCTGCATATTCAACCTCAGCTTCTGCTAAAGCAGATTGTGATGAAGGCGATCAATAAATTGGTTTTAAATCTTTATATATCAAACCACTAAATAACATCTTTTTAAATAATTTTAATTGTTCTGCTTCAAATTTTTTATCTAATGTAATATAAATTTCTTTGAAATCTGTTAATAAAGACAATTTTTTAAATTGAGATTTTTGTTTTTCAACTTGGCTAAGTGCATATTCTTCGCAAGCTTTTCTTAATTCAAAAACAGAAAAATCCTTAGCAGTCATTTTTCTTTCTAATAGCATTTTATGTTCTATAGGTAAACCATGAGTATCTCAACCAGCAACAAAAGGGCTGAAAAAACCTTGCATATTTTTAGATCTAACAATAATATCTTTTAGTATTTTATTCAACGCGTGTCCAACATGTATATTACCATTTGCATAAGGAGGTCCATCATGCAATACAAAACTTTGATTTCCCTTATTTGAATCTAAAACTTTTTGATAAAGATTTATTTCTTCTCATTTTTTGTTAAAAATTTGATCTTTTTCAGGTAGGTTAGCTTTCATTGAAAAATCAGTTTGAGGCATCAATAATGTATTTTTATAATCTTTGTTTTTGGCTTCCATTTTATTTCTCCTATTTTATATGTTATTTTAAAATAAAATAATATATAAATTTTACAATATTTAAAAAATATAAATATATTAAATTAGGATAAAATTTTGATTTTTTATTTCCTATAAGCAAATATTTTGATTTATTTTTTATAAAAAATAAATATTTAAAAATGTTAAAAATGTTTAATTAATGTAAAATTATTAGCATGTATAATCACAAAATAATTGAAAAAAAATGGCAAACATTTTGAGAAGAAAATAAATCATTTAAAACTACAGAAAACAATAATAAAAAGGCTTATATTT contains:
- the ileS gene encoding isoleucine--tRNA ligase; this translates as MEAKNKDYKNTLLMPQTDFSMKANLPEKDQIFNKKWEEINLYQKVLDSNKGNQSFVLHDGPPYANGNIHVGHALNKILKDIIVRSKNMQGFFSPFVAGWDTHGLPIEHKMLLERKMTAKDFSVFELRKACEEYALSQVEKQKSQFKKLSLLTDFKEIYITLDKKFEAEQLKLFKKMLFSGLIYKDLKPIYWSPSSQSALAEAEVEYADHISPSLYVAFKIIEGNEIIKENENIIIWTTTPWTLIANSGVAINKDFEYIKVRVNNQVYILAKELLESVSQLCKWENYELVENSFKGEQILGIKYKSPINNLICPVVEGHHVTLENGSGLVHMAPLFGEDDFLIGNKNNLEKIMHVNDDGILNEKAMQFSNIFYDDANPLVGKFLEENNLLLGFKKIKHSYPHDWRTHQPIMYRATPQWFVSLKQIKQNIIEEIKSVKTYNEWSKTRLELMLENRDTWCISRQRSWGVPIIVFYDKNKNPILDEEIFDHIIGLVEKHGSNIWYEKSVDELLPLKYQNLGFTKENDIMDVWFDSGSTSLGVKPNGIEAPFDLYLEGSDQYRGWFNSSMINSVAWRNKSPFKAFLSHGFVLDGKGRKMSKSLGNTVDPLEVVEKYGSDILRLWAANSEYTADISIDNKILEQNIEIYRKLRNTIKFMLGGISDFDFKEEKLDSIHLLMEEKINNLEAKVSTFYENYKFVNVIKEVNNFIIELSSYYISITKDILYLNKKADKERRQVQTVFAKIIKSLILILAPILPTTIEEVYSYYNEPNKLESVHLLKWDLNKKISNVETEKWEEFFELKNEIYKLIEEKIKLQEIKRQNEAFVTVNADSQFIKSLPLQKLLMVAKVSFGIENKVERLESFKCLRCWNHFEKEDFDQELEICVRCKLVINE
- a CDS encoding signal peptidase II — its product is MNNEKKIKYFSKEYWKIHWKFILMNIGIFLLCFLAFLSIDLLTKEFLFRWKDKENLVVDTDYQSGNSFIIFKSILHEGTTIGVFETNLTILHIISFCIFFGALWATTFIKEKKSIIVVVFLGLISSGSFGNMIDRFLFGGVRDIMNFPWVNKGVLNFADMWLVLGAVGILLSITLINLVSHFKNKKNKQNNIEVK